A DNA window from Ctenopharyngodon idella isolate HZGC_01 chromosome 10, HZGC01, whole genome shotgun sequence contains the following coding sequences:
- the ptbp3 gene encoding polypyrimidine tract-binding protein 3 isoform X1 translates to MDGYWASGEPPVSASSCCCTTMSSSTPSTANGTDSKNYKGDRSPCVPSRVLHVRKVPIEVSEAEVVSLGVPFGRVTNLLMLKGKNQAFIEMASEEAAITMVNYYTTATPHVRNQPVYIQYSNHRELKTDNLPNQGRAQAALQAVNAVHSGNMSLSGTATASDGGMMPGQSPVLRIIVENLYYPVSLEVLHQIFSKFGTVLKIITFTKNNQFQALLQYADPMNAHHAKMALDGQNIYNGCCTLRVEFSKLTSLNVKYNNDKSRDFTRLDLPSGDGQPAMDPTMQTAFGAPGIISSPYPGAAGFAPAIGFPQAGLSMQAMPGALGPLTIPSSAMTGRMTIHGMTPTTIHSVLLVSNLNPDSISPHELFILFGVYGDVHRVKILFNKKENALIQMADATQAQLAMSHLNGQRLYGKVIRVTISKHQTVQLPREGQEDQGLTKDFSGSPLHRFKKPGSKNFQNIFPPSATLHLSNIPPSTTDDFLKDLFASSGYTVKAFKFFQKDRKMALIQLGSVEEAIQALIVLHNHDLGENHHLRVSFSKSTI, encoded by the exons TGGGCATCTGGAGAGCCTCCTGTTTCCGCCTCCTCGTGTTGCTGTACTACCATGAGCAGTTCCACTCCATCCACAG CTAATGGCACTGACAGTAAAAACTATAAAGGAGACCGATCTCCCTGTGTCCCCTCCCGTGTCCTCCACGTCCGCAAAGTTCCCATTGAAGTGTCTGAAGCAGAGGTCGTCTCACTAGGAGTACCTTTTGGCAGAGTCACCAACCTGTTGATGCTTAAAGGGAAAAACCAA GCTTTTATAGAAATGGCTTCTGAAGAAGCAGCCATCACCATGGTCAACTACTACACCACAGCCACACCCCATGTCCGCAACCAGCCCGTCTACATCCAGTATTCCAACCACCGTGAGCTCAAGACTGATAATCTGCCCAATCAGGGG AGGGCTCAGGCTGCTTTGCAAGCTGTCaatgcagtgcattctgggaataTGAGTCTCTCCGGGACTGCGACAGCCAGTGATGGCGGAATGATGCCTGGACAAAGTCCTGTGCTTCGCATCATCGTAGAGAATCTCTACTACCCAGTGTCTCTAGAAGTGCTACACCAG ATCTTCTCAAAATTTGGAACGGTCCTGAAGATCATTACCTTCACCAAGAACAACCAGTTCCAGGCCTTGCTACAATATGCAGATCCAATGAACGCACATCATGCCAAAATG GCTTTGGATGGGCAGAACATCTACAATGGCTGCTGCACTCTGCGTGTTGAATTCTCCAAGCTGACCAGTCTGAATGTGAAATATAACAACGACAAGAGCAGGGACTTCACACGTCTAGACCTTCCCTCCGGGGATGGGCAGCCTGCAATGGACCCCACCATGCAGACTGCTTTTG ggGCTCCTGGGATCATTTCCTCTCCATACCCTGGGGCGGCTGGTTTCGCCCCCGCTATCGGTTTCCCTCAGGCAG GTCTGTCTATGCAGGCGATGCCTGGTGCTCTGGGACCTCTCACCATCCCTTCATCAGCAATGACAGGACGGATGACCATCCACGGCATGACCCCCACTACCATCCACTCCGTGCTCCTCGTCTCCAACCTCAACCCCGAC AGTATATCGCCACACGAACTCTTCATTTTATTCG GAGTCTACGGAGATGTTCACAGAGTCAAGATTCTGTTCAACAAGAAAGAGAATGCCCTAATACAGATGGCTGATGCCACGCAAGCCCAGCTCG CGATGAGCCATTTGAACGGTCAGCGTCTGTATGGTAAGGTGATCCGTGTGACCATCTCAAAGCACCAGACGGTGCAGCTCCCCAGGGAGGGTCAGGAGGACCAGGGCCTGACCAAAGACTTCAGTGGGAGCCCGTTGCACCGCTTCAAAAAGCCCGGCTCCAAGAACTTCCAGAACATTTTCCCCCCCTCCGCCACCCTGCACCTCTCAAATATCCC TCCCTCCACCACAGATGATTTTCTGAAAGACCTGTTTGCCAGTTCTGGATACACAGTCAAGGCCTTCAAGTTTTTCCA AAAGGACCGCAAGATGGCGCTGATCCAGCTGGGTTCGGTGGAAGAAGCCATTCAGGCTCTTATCGTCCTCCACAACCACGACCTGGGAGAGAACCACCATTTGCGAGTGTCCTTCTCCAAATCCACCATTTAG
- the ptbp3 gene encoding polypyrimidine tract-binding protein 3 isoform X2: MSSSTPSTANGTDSKNYKGDRSPCVPSRVLHVRKVPIEVSEAEVVSLGVPFGRVTNLLMLKGKNQAFIEMASEEAAITMVNYYTTATPHVRNQPVYIQYSNHRELKTDNLPNQGRAQAALQAVNAVHSGNMSLSGTATASDGGMMPGQSPVLRIIVENLYYPVSLEVLHQIFSKFGTVLKIITFTKNNQFQALLQYADPMNAHHAKMALDGQNIYNGCCTLRVEFSKLTSLNVKYNNDKSRDFTRLDLPSGDGQPAMDPTMQTAFGAPGIISSPYPGAAGFAPAIGFPQAGLSMQAMPGALGPLTIPSSAMTGRMTIHGMTPTTIHSVLLVSNLNPDSISPHELFILFGVYGDVHRVKILFNKKENALIQMADATQAQLAMSHLNGQRLYGKVIRVTISKHQTVQLPREGQEDQGLTKDFSGSPLHRFKKPGSKNFQNIFPPSATLHLSNIPPSTTDDFLKDLFASSGYTVKAFKFFQKDRKMALIQLGSVEEAIQALIVLHNHDLGENHHLRVSFSKSTI; this comes from the exons ATGAGCAGTTCCACTCCATCCACAG CTAATGGCACTGACAGTAAAAACTATAAAGGAGACCGATCTCCCTGTGTCCCCTCCCGTGTCCTCCACGTCCGCAAAGTTCCCATTGAAGTGTCTGAAGCAGAGGTCGTCTCACTAGGAGTACCTTTTGGCAGAGTCACCAACCTGTTGATGCTTAAAGGGAAAAACCAA GCTTTTATAGAAATGGCTTCTGAAGAAGCAGCCATCACCATGGTCAACTACTACACCACAGCCACACCCCATGTCCGCAACCAGCCCGTCTACATCCAGTATTCCAACCACCGTGAGCTCAAGACTGATAATCTGCCCAATCAGGGG AGGGCTCAGGCTGCTTTGCAAGCTGTCaatgcagtgcattctgggaataTGAGTCTCTCCGGGACTGCGACAGCCAGTGATGGCGGAATGATGCCTGGACAAAGTCCTGTGCTTCGCATCATCGTAGAGAATCTCTACTACCCAGTGTCTCTAGAAGTGCTACACCAG ATCTTCTCAAAATTTGGAACGGTCCTGAAGATCATTACCTTCACCAAGAACAACCAGTTCCAGGCCTTGCTACAATATGCAGATCCAATGAACGCACATCATGCCAAAATG GCTTTGGATGGGCAGAACATCTACAATGGCTGCTGCACTCTGCGTGTTGAATTCTCCAAGCTGACCAGTCTGAATGTGAAATATAACAACGACAAGAGCAGGGACTTCACACGTCTAGACCTTCCCTCCGGGGATGGGCAGCCTGCAATGGACCCCACCATGCAGACTGCTTTTG ggGCTCCTGGGATCATTTCCTCTCCATACCCTGGGGCGGCTGGTTTCGCCCCCGCTATCGGTTTCCCTCAGGCAG GTCTGTCTATGCAGGCGATGCCTGGTGCTCTGGGACCTCTCACCATCCCTTCATCAGCAATGACAGGACGGATGACCATCCACGGCATGACCCCCACTACCATCCACTCCGTGCTCCTCGTCTCCAACCTCAACCCCGAC AGTATATCGCCACACGAACTCTTCATTTTATTCG GAGTCTACGGAGATGTTCACAGAGTCAAGATTCTGTTCAACAAGAAAGAGAATGCCCTAATACAGATGGCTGATGCCACGCAAGCCCAGCTCG CGATGAGCCATTTGAACGGTCAGCGTCTGTATGGTAAGGTGATCCGTGTGACCATCTCAAAGCACCAGACGGTGCAGCTCCCCAGGGAGGGTCAGGAGGACCAGGGCCTGACCAAAGACTTCAGTGGGAGCCCGTTGCACCGCTTCAAAAAGCCCGGCTCCAAGAACTTCCAGAACATTTTCCCCCCCTCCGCCACCCTGCACCTCTCAAATATCCC TCCCTCCACCACAGATGATTTTCTGAAAGACCTGTTTGCCAGTTCTGGATACACAGTCAAGGCCTTCAAGTTTTTCCA AAAGGACCGCAAGATGGCGCTGATCCAGCTGGGTTCGGTGGAAGAAGCCATTCAGGCTCTTATCGTCCTCCACAACCACGACCTGGGAGAGAACCACCATTTGCGAGTGTCCTTCTCCAAATCCACCATTTAG
- the ptbp3 gene encoding polypyrimidine tract-binding protein 3 isoform X3 — protein sequence MANGTDSKNYKGDRSPCVPSRVLHVRKVPIEVSEAEVVSLGVPFGRVTNLLMLKGKNQAFIEMASEEAAITMVNYYTTATPHVRNQPVYIQYSNHRELKTDNLPNQGRAQAALQAVNAVHSGNMSLSGTATASDGGMMPGQSPVLRIIVENLYYPVSLEVLHQIFSKFGTVLKIITFTKNNQFQALLQYADPMNAHHAKMALDGQNIYNGCCTLRVEFSKLTSLNVKYNNDKSRDFTRLDLPSGDGQPAMDPTMQTAFGAPGIISSPYPGAAGFAPAIGFPQAGLSMQAMPGALGPLTIPSSAMTGRMTIHGMTPTTIHSVLLVSNLNPDSISPHELFILFGVYGDVHRVKILFNKKENALIQMADATQAQLAMSHLNGQRLYGKVIRVTISKHQTVQLPREGQEDQGLTKDFSGSPLHRFKKPGSKNFQNIFPPSATLHLSNIPPSTTDDFLKDLFASSGYTVKAFKFFQKDRKMALIQLGSVEEAIQALIVLHNHDLGENHHLRVSFSKSTI from the exons CTAATGGCACTGACAGTAAAAACTATAAAGGAGACCGATCTCCCTGTGTCCCCTCCCGTGTCCTCCACGTCCGCAAAGTTCCCATTGAAGTGTCTGAAGCAGAGGTCGTCTCACTAGGAGTACCTTTTGGCAGAGTCACCAACCTGTTGATGCTTAAAGGGAAAAACCAA GCTTTTATAGAAATGGCTTCTGAAGAAGCAGCCATCACCATGGTCAACTACTACACCACAGCCACACCCCATGTCCGCAACCAGCCCGTCTACATCCAGTATTCCAACCACCGTGAGCTCAAGACTGATAATCTGCCCAATCAGGGG AGGGCTCAGGCTGCTTTGCAAGCTGTCaatgcagtgcattctgggaataTGAGTCTCTCCGGGACTGCGACAGCCAGTGATGGCGGAATGATGCCTGGACAAAGTCCTGTGCTTCGCATCATCGTAGAGAATCTCTACTACCCAGTGTCTCTAGAAGTGCTACACCAG ATCTTCTCAAAATTTGGAACGGTCCTGAAGATCATTACCTTCACCAAGAACAACCAGTTCCAGGCCTTGCTACAATATGCAGATCCAATGAACGCACATCATGCCAAAATG GCTTTGGATGGGCAGAACATCTACAATGGCTGCTGCACTCTGCGTGTTGAATTCTCCAAGCTGACCAGTCTGAATGTGAAATATAACAACGACAAGAGCAGGGACTTCACACGTCTAGACCTTCCCTCCGGGGATGGGCAGCCTGCAATGGACCCCACCATGCAGACTGCTTTTG ggGCTCCTGGGATCATTTCCTCTCCATACCCTGGGGCGGCTGGTTTCGCCCCCGCTATCGGTTTCCCTCAGGCAG GTCTGTCTATGCAGGCGATGCCTGGTGCTCTGGGACCTCTCACCATCCCTTCATCAGCAATGACAGGACGGATGACCATCCACGGCATGACCCCCACTACCATCCACTCCGTGCTCCTCGTCTCCAACCTCAACCCCGAC AGTATATCGCCACACGAACTCTTCATTTTATTCG GAGTCTACGGAGATGTTCACAGAGTCAAGATTCTGTTCAACAAGAAAGAGAATGCCCTAATACAGATGGCTGATGCCACGCAAGCCCAGCTCG CGATGAGCCATTTGAACGGTCAGCGTCTGTATGGTAAGGTGATCCGTGTGACCATCTCAAAGCACCAGACGGTGCAGCTCCCCAGGGAGGGTCAGGAGGACCAGGGCCTGACCAAAGACTTCAGTGGGAGCCCGTTGCACCGCTTCAAAAAGCCCGGCTCCAAGAACTTCCAGAACATTTTCCCCCCCTCCGCCACCCTGCACCTCTCAAATATCCC TCCCTCCACCACAGATGATTTTCTGAAAGACCTGTTTGCCAGTTCTGGATACACAGTCAAGGCCTTCAAGTTTTTCCA AAAGGACCGCAAGATGGCGCTGATCCAGCTGGGTTCGGTGGAAGAAGCCATTCAGGCTCTTATCGTCCTCCACAACCACGACCTGGGAGAGAACCACCATTTGCGAGTGTCCTTCTCCAAATCCACCATTTAG
- the ptbp3 gene encoding polypyrimidine tract-binding protein 3 isoform X4: MLKGKNQAFIEMASEEAAITMVNYYTTATPHVRNQPVYIQYSNHRELKTDNLPNQGRAQAALQAVNAVHSGNMSLSGTATASDGGMMPGQSPVLRIIVENLYYPVSLEVLHQIFSKFGTVLKIITFTKNNQFQALLQYADPMNAHHAKMALDGQNIYNGCCTLRVEFSKLTSLNVKYNNDKSRDFTRLDLPSGDGQPAMDPTMQTAFGAPGIISSPYPGAAGFAPAIGFPQAGLSMQAMPGALGPLTIPSSAMTGRMTIHGMTPTTIHSVLLVSNLNPDSISPHELFILFGVYGDVHRVKILFNKKENALIQMADATQAQLAMSHLNGQRLYGKVIRVTISKHQTVQLPREGQEDQGLTKDFSGSPLHRFKKPGSKNFQNIFPPSATLHLSNIPPSTTDDFLKDLFASSGYTVKAFKFFQKDRKMALIQLGSVEEAIQALIVLHNHDLGENHHLRVSFSKSTI, from the exons ATGCTTAAAGGGAAAAACCAA GCTTTTATAGAAATGGCTTCTGAAGAAGCAGCCATCACCATGGTCAACTACTACACCACAGCCACACCCCATGTCCGCAACCAGCCCGTCTACATCCAGTATTCCAACCACCGTGAGCTCAAGACTGATAATCTGCCCAATCAGGGG AGGGCTCAGGCTGCTTTGCAAGCTGTCaatgcagtgcattctgggaataTGAGTCTCTCCGGGACTGCGACAGCCAGTGATGGCGGAATGATGCCTGGACAAAGTCCTGTGCTTCGCATCATCGTAGAGAATCTCTACTACCCAGTGTCTCTAGAAGTGCTACACCAG ATCTTCTCAAAATTTGGAACGGTCCTGAAGATCATTACCTTCACCAAGAACAACCAGTTCCAGGCCTTGCTACAATATGCAGATCCAATGAACGCACATCATGCCAAAATG GCTTTGGATGGGCAGAACATCTACAATGGCTGCTGCACTCTGCGTGTTGAATTCTCCAAGCTGACCAGTCTGAATGTGAAATATAACAACGACAAGAGCAGGGACTTCACACGTCTAGACCTTCCCTCCGGGGATGGGCAGCCTGCAATGGACCCCACCATGCAGACTGCTTTTG ggGCTCCTGGGATCATTTCCTCTCCATACCCTGGGGCGGCTGGTTTCGCCCCCGCTATCGGTTTCCCTCAGGCAG GTCTGTCTATGCAGGCGATGCCTGGTGCTCTGGGACCTCTCACCATCCCTTCATCAGCAATGACAGGACGGATGACCATCCACGGCATGACCCCCACTACCATCCACTCCGTGCTCCTCGTCTCCAACCTCAACCCCGAC AGTATATCGCCACACGAACTCTTCATTTTATTCG GAGTCTACGGAGATGTTCACAGAGTCAAGATTCTGTTCAACAAGAAAGAGAATGCCCTAATACAGATGGCTGATGCCACGCAAGCCCAGCTCG CGATGAGCCATTTGAACGGTCAGCGTCTGTATGGTAAGGTGATCCGTGTGACCATCTCAAAGCACCAGACGGTGCAGCTCCCCAGGGAGGGTCAGGAGGACCAGGGCCTGACCAAAGACTTCAGTGGGAGCCCGTTGCACCGCTTCAAAAAGCCCGGCTCCAAGAACTTCCAGAACATTTTCCCCCCCTCCGCCACCCTGCACCTCTCAAATATCCC TCCCTCCACCACAGATGATTTTCTGAAAGACCTGTTTGCCAGTTCTGGATACACAGTCAAGGCCTTCAAGTTTTTCCA AAAGGACCGCAAGATGGCGCTGATCCAGCTGGGTTCGGTGGAAGAAGCCATTCAGGCTCTTATCGTCCTCCACAACCACGACCTGGGAGAGAACCACCATTTGCGAGTGTCCTTCTCCAAATCCACCATTTAG
- the ptbp3 gene encoding polypyrimidine tract-binding protein 3 isoform X5 gives MASEEAAITMVNYYTTATPHVRNQPVYIQYSNHRELKTDNLPNQGRAQAALQAVNAVHSGNMSLSGTATASDGGMMPGQSPVLRIIVENLYYPVSLEVLHQIFSKFGTVLKIITFTKNNQFQALLQYADPMNAHHAKMALDGQNIYNGCCTLRVEFSKLTSLNVKYNNDKSRDFTRLDLPSGDGQPAMDPTMQTAFGAPGIISSPYPGAAGFAPAIGFPQAGLSMQAMPGALGPLTIPSSAMTGRMTIHGMTPTTIHSVLLVSNLNPDSISPHELFILFGVYGDVHRVKILFNKKENALIQMADATQAQLAMSHLNGQRLYGKVIRVTISKHQTVQLPREGQEDQGLTKDFSGSPLHRFKKPGSKNFQNIFPPSATLHLSNIPPSTTDDFLKDLFASSGYTVKAFKFFQKDRKMALIQLGSVEEAIQALIVLHNHDLGENHHLRVSFSKSTI, from the exons ATGGCTTCTGAAGAAGCAGCCATCACCATGGTCAACTACTACACCACAGCCACACCCCATGTCCGCAACCAGCCCGTCTACATCCAGTATTCCAACCACCGTGAGCTCAAGACTGATAATCTGCCCAATCAGGGG AGGGCTCAGGCTGCTTTGCAAGCTGTCaatgcagtgcattctgggaataTGAGTCTCTCCGGGACTGCGACAGCCAGTGATGGCGGAATGATGCCTGGACAAAGTCCTGTGCTTCGCATCATCGTAGAGAATCTCTACTACCCAGTGTCTCTAGAAGTGCTACACCAG ATCTTCTCAAAATTTGGAACGGTCCTGAAGATCATTACCTTCACCAAGAACAACCAGTTCCAGGCCTTGCTACAATATGCAGATCCAATGAACGCACATCATGCCAAAATG GCTTTGGATGGGCAGAACATCTACAATGGCTGCTGCACTCTGCGTGTTGAATTCTCCAAGCTGACCAGTCTGAATGTGAAATATAACAACGACAAGAGCAGGGACTTCACACGTCTAGACCTTCCCTCCGGGGATGGGCAGCCTGCAATGGACCCCACCATGCAGACTGCTTTTG ggGCTCCTGGGATCATTTCCTCTCCATACCCTGGGGCGGCTGGTTTCGCCCCCGCTATCGGTTTCCCTCAGGCAG GTCTGTCTATGCAGGCGATGCCTGGTGCTCTGGGACCTCTCACCATCCCTTCATCAGCAATGACAGGACGGATGACCATCCACGGCATGACCCCCACTACCATCCACTCCGTGCTCCTCGTCTCCAACCTCAACCCCGAC AGTATATCGCCACACGAACTCTTCATTTTATTCG GAGTCTACGGAGATGTTCACAGAGTCAAGATTCTGTTCAACAAGAAAGAGAATGCCCTAATACAGATGGCTGATGCCACGCAAGCCCAGCTCG CGATGAGCCATTTGAACGGTCAGCGTCTGTATGGTAAGGTGATCCGTGTGACCATCTCAAAGCACCAGACGGTGCAGCTCCCCAGGGAGGGTCAGGAGGACCAGGGCCTGACCAAAGACTTCAGTGGGAGCCCGTTGCACCGCTTCAAAAAGCCCGGCTCCAAGAACTTCCAGAACATTTTCCCCCCCTCCGCCACCCTGCACCTCTCAAATATCCC TCCCTCCACCACAGATGATTTTCTGAAAGACCTGTTTGCCAGTTCTGGATACACAGTCAAGGCCTTCAAGTTTTTCCA AAAGGACCGCAAGATGGCGCTGATCCAGCTGGGTTCGGTGGAAGAAGCCATTCAGGCTCTTATCGTCCTCCACAACCACGACCTGGGAGAGAACCACCATTTGCGAGTGTCCTTCTCCAAATCCACCATTTAG